The genomic window CTAGCTCCTTGGCAACCCTTCCCGCAAGGCACATGAGGCCGCTGCTGAGTATCGCTATCTTGAAGTCGTTCTCCCGGAGAAACTCGATGAGCTCCTTTGCTCCATCCATGTACTCGACCGAGTTTGCCCATTCCATAATCTCATCTCTGGTGTGCCCCTTCCACAGGGAGGCATCGAGGTCGGCCCACTCCACGTAGCCTATCTTTCCCGCAAAGAAGAGTTCGGCGTACTCCTTTCCCTTCTCCCAGGTTCCGAACTTCTTGTGAAGCTCCACCCAGCTCGATATGGATTTGACCAGAGTTCCTTCGAGATCAAAGGCTATGAGTATTACCATCTTACCACCTTAAAAGAGAGCCGGTTTTGGTCTTAAAAGCCTATTCCCTCCAGCCATGCTCCCCTATGAGCGGCACAAATGCAACGCCCCCGTGGTTCTTAGTCTCAGTTGAACCGTCGGGAAGCTTGACGACCTCCAGGAGGTCCTGCCACAGGTGATAGCTCCCAACAGGTATCAGCAGTTTTCCTCCCGGCTTCAGCTGTTCCACCAGGGGCTCAGGAACCTTCGGCGCCCCAGCGGTGACGATTATCCTGTCGTAGGGTGCCTTTGGCGGAAAGCCCTTTGTGCCGTCCCCGGGAATCACGTGGACGTTTTCCACTCCAGCTTTCTCAAGATTCCTCCTTGCGAATTCGACAAGCTCGGGAATCCGTTCTATCGTATAAACGTCGGTCTTTACGAGCTCAGCTATAAGGGCCGCGTTCCACCCACTGCCGGTTCCTACCTCCAAGACCCTCATCCCG from Thermococcus sp. MAR1 includes these protein-coding regions:
- a CDS encoding HAD-IB family phosphatase translates to MVILIAFDLEGTLVKSISSWVELHKKFGTWEKGKEYAELFFAGKIGYVEWADLDASLWKGHTRDEIMEWANSVEYMDGAKELIEFLRENDFKIAILSSGLMCLAGRVAKELGVDYVFANELIFENGVVTGKVNPLVDFKSKGIILRELKDELRPELTIAVGDGYNDLSMFKEADVSIAINPHEGVEGDHNVESLYEVMEIVRGLIEGRGQ
- a CDS encoding protein-L-isoaspartate(D-aspartate) O-methyltransferase, with translation MVSEEELLRRWERTVERLFRERVIRTEAVRRAFLKYPRYLFVQKRYQEYAHVDEPLPIPAGQTISAPHMVAIMLELAELRPGMRVLEVGTGSGWNAALIAELVKTDVYTIERIPELVEFARRNLEKAGVENVHVIPGDGTKGFPPKAPYDRIIVTAGAPKVPEPLVEQLKPGGKLLIPVGSYHLWQDLLEVVKLPDGSTETKNHGGVAFVPLIGEHGWRE